GGTTCGGATGGGTTCCCGGCATCGGGGGCGACCTGGCGGCGCTGCCCCACCTAGTGGACGCGGCCCAGAACGCACTGGACGGCGGCTCGCTCCTGTACGGCGAGGTGAAGCCGGCGGTGGCGGCGCTGCCCAACGGCGCGGGGGCGATGCTGGCCGCGCTGGCTACGCGCACGCCGGGCGACACACAAGCCCTGCGGCAGGCGGAAGAGGCCCTGCGGCGGGCGGCGGAGGCGTGGGGCAAGGTGGACACGCGCCGCCTGTCGCCCAGGCTGGCGCGGTTCGCCCCGCTGGTGGATCGGGCGATCCCCGTGTTGGCCGCCGCGCCCGACCTGCTGCGGGCTGCGCCGGAATTGCTGGGGGCCGATGGCCCGCGTCGGTATCTCATCCTGGCGCAGAATAGCGATGAAATCCGCGCCACGGGTGGGTTCATCAGCGGCGTGGGCATCGTGGAGGTCAATCGCGGCGAGATCACGTCCGTTACCTTCGCCGACAGTTACTCGGTGATGGATTTGACCAAGCCGCATCCCATCCCGCCCGTCGCGCTGGAGACCCACATGTGGGCGCAGATTCTCCTGCTGCGCGACGCCAACTGGTGGGCCGACTTCCCCACGTCGGCGCGCAAGGCCTGGGAACTGTACGAGCAGGACACCGGCAAGAAGGTGCACGGGGTTGTCGCCATGGACACGCCCGCGCTCCAACTGCTGGTGGCTGCGGCAGACCCCATCCGCCTGGAAGAGTACAACGACACCATCACCGCCGACAACCTGCTGGAGCGTATTCAGTACTACTGGGCGTCGCCGGTGGGCGGGCCTGACATCGCCAGCAATGACCCGCAGTGGTGGAAACTCCGCAAGAACTTCATGGGCGTCCTGGCGAAGTCGGTCATAGAGCGCCTGATGAAGCGCACGGGCGACCTGGACATGGCGGAAGTGGCCCAGACGGTGCTGCGCCTTTTGAACGAGCGCCACCTGCTGCTGTTCCTGCCGCCTGTGCAGGACACGCTCCATCGGCAGAAGTGGGACGGCGCCATCGTGCCGACGCAGGGCGATTACCTCTTCGTGGTGGACAGCAACGTGGGGTTCAACAAGGTGAACCCCATGATTCGCCAGAGCATCACGTACACGGTCAACCTGGCCGACGCCACGGCGTTGTTGCAGATCGGCTACGCCCACGAATCGCAGGCCCGCCTGGACGTGTGCGTGCACGAATCGCGCTACGGGGACACGTACCAGGACATGATGGATCGCTGCTACTGGGACTATGTGCGGGTGTTCACGCCGGCGGGGGCCGAGTTGCTGGCCCGCGAGGGGCTGGAGGACGGCGACCTGGCCGAATCGGAGGCGGGCCTGGCGGTGTGGGATGGCCTGCTGGTGTTGAAGCCCGGCGAGGCGCAGGAGGTTACGTTCCGCTATCGGTTGCCGGCGTCGGCGGCGCAGGGCGCGTACCGCCTGTACGTGCAGAAGCAGCCGGGGACGTGGGGCATCCCGCTGCATGTCGTCGTCAGGGGTGCGGGCGGCCAGGTGCGCGAGTTCCAGGCCGACCTGGCCGAGGATCGGGAGTTCGTCGTCGGCCCGTAGCGGCGGGACGTCCGGCCCGTGGAGACGCGACCGCGAATTCGCGCGCGTTTGGGTTGCCGTCGGGTGGGGGGTGCCGTGCGCCCACGGGCACAGCACGCTGTACCCCTACGGCACCTCGGTGGGGGTGAAGTTTGTGATGACCAGGGCGCGCTCCAGGCCGCCGAAGTCCACCGTCGGCTGTACCTCGGCCTCTTGGTACAGCCCCACCTCGTCGCGGATGACTTTGGACACCTGCCCGATGATGAGCGCCTTGGGGAACATGCCCCCCAGGCCCGACGTGATGACCACGTCGCCCTCGGCCACGCTGCTGTCGTGGGGGATGTGGGTCATGACGAGTTTGCCGCCGGGCCGCCCCTCCACCAGGCCGGTAACGCGGTTGCGCTGAATCATGGCGTTCACCGAACTGCGCGCGTCCACGATGAGCAGCACGCGGCACGCATTGGGGTACACATCCAGCACGCGGCCCACCAGCCCGCGCTCGGTTACGACGGGCATGTTGCGGCGGATGCCGTCGCGCGCGCCCACGTTCAGCACCAGGTCGGGGAACAAGTTGGACGCACCACTGCCGACGACGTAGCCCACCACCTCTGCGCCCTTGAACTGATAGGCCGGATACGTCTGGGTGAAGTTCAGCAGCGCCCGCAGGTGCTCAATCTCTTTGTTCGCCTCTTCCAACTGGAGCAGTTGCACGGACAGGCGGTCCAACTGGGCGCGCAGGTCGCGGTTCTCCTCGCGCAGCGCCACCATGTCGCGCCCGCCCTGTACCCAGTCGCTCACGGTGCGGCTCAGACGGGAGAATTGATCCTGCACCGGCGCGAGCAGCGTCGTCGCCAGGTCGCGCACGGGGCGAAACAGGCCCGTCTGGGAGACCAGAAAGGCCGCGATGAGGACGATGATGGCGACGATAAGGGCAGTGGGTGTGTCTGTCCGCGAATGCATGGGAATCTCGCTTTGGGTAGTAGCGTCAAGCCGTCAGCCAATAGCGGTCAGCCATTAGCCTTTAGCCTTCAGCGGTCAGCGGTTAGCCCTTGGCAGCGGGCCATTCGTCTGGGTTCGGAGGCGTTGGGCAGTGCCATCGCCCCAAGGCCAAAGGCTATAGGCTAAAGGCTATAGGCTAGCGGCTAACGGCTGAACGCCAAACGCCACAGTTTCTCTACCGCTTTCTTGGCCGGCGGCTATCGGCCAGGACCTTGCGCAGGGAATCCAGGTTTTCCAGCACCTTGCCGGCCCCCAGCGCCACGCACCACATGGGGTTCTCGGCCACGTAGACGCGCATGTGGGTTTCTTCGCTTAGGCGCGTGGCCATTCCTTGCAACAGCGCGCCGCCCCCGGCCAGCGCGATGCCGTTCTCCATCAGGTCGGCCACCAACTCGGGCGGGGTGTCGTCCAGCGCCTCTTTCACGGAGTTGACGATGGTGGCGACAGATCCCGCGAGGGCCTCGCGAATCTCAATGCTGGAGACTTCCACCTCTTCGGGCAGGCCCGTAACCAGGTTGCGGCCCCGCAGGGTCATGGTCTTCTCTTCGGGCAGCGGGTACGCCGATCCGATGGCGATCTTCACCCGCTCGGCCATGCGTTCGCCGATGAGGAGGTTGTACTTTTGGCGCGCGTAGTTGATGATGTCGTCGTCCATCTCGTCGCCAGCGACGCGGATGGAGCGGCTGACCACGACGCCGCCCAGCGAGAGCACCGCCACCTCGGTGGTACCGCCGCCGATGTCCACGATCATGCTGCCGACGGACTCGGTGATGGGGAGGCCCGCGCCGATGGCCGCCGCCTTGGGTTCTTCAATGAGGTATGCCTCGCGCGCGCCCGCGCTCAGGCAGGCGTCGGACACGGCGCGCTTTTCCACCTCGGTAACGCCGCTGGGAATTCCCACGACGACCCGCGGCCGCGGCACGCTGAAGACCATTTTCTCGTGCGCCTTGCGAATGAAGTAGTGAAGCATCCGCTCGGTAACGACGAAATCGGAGATGACGCCGTCGCGCAGGGGGCGAATGGCGGTGATGTTGGCGGGCGTGCGTCCGACCATGTCCTTCGCCTCGCTGCCGATGGCCAGCACCTGCTTGGTTCTCTTGTCCACAGCCACCCAGGACGGCTCGTTGATGATGATGCCCTTGCTTTTGACGTAAACCAGCGTGTTGGCCGTTCCCAGGTCAATGCCGATGTCCAGGGAGAATAGCCCCAGGAAGGCGGCGATCGGGTTGAACATGGACCTCTCCTCGTGCTTGGTGTGGCTTGGAGCCGCGCCCATTATAGCACAGCGGGTGAAATTGGCAATTCGCGACGCCGGAGGGCGCGCCTGGACGCGGTGCAAGAAGGGGGTTTGGCGTTTCTTTGGGAATCGTGGTATAGTGCGGTGAGAATGCAGTTCAGGGCTAGGTAAGGAGGCTGCAATGGCCCCACAAGTTGTGTCCTACGGCAAATGCTTTTTGTGCGGCGGGACATTCGCCAAGAACGCCATGACTCGCCACCTCAAGGCCTGCGTGCGGAAGCATGAAACGGCACAAGAGGGGAAGCCCGTTCGGCTCTTTCATCTGCGGGTTGAGGGGAAGTATGCCCCCGAGTACTGGTTGCACTTGGAAATCCCCGCCAGCGCCACCCTTGCCGCGCTGGATGACTTCCTGCGCGCCATCTGGCTGGAATGCTGCGACCACATGAGCGCCTTCACGATCAAGGGCGCCGATTACGAGAGGGATACGGGCGCGGGGCATGCCATGTGGACGGGTTTCTTTGGCTCGCCCCTGCCAACGGAGAGCATGAGTTGCAAACTTTATTCGGTACTCTCCCCGGGCGTCGTCTTTGTTCACGAGTACGACTTTGGTACAACGACAACGCTGACACTGAAAGTCGTCGGCGAGCGGCAGGGCAGCGTGCCAGAGGAAAAGATTCGGGTCCTGGCGCGCAACTACGCCCCGTCCATCCCGTGCGCGCTATGCGACAAGCAGGCCGAGTGGGTCTATGCGTTTGACTTCCCCCCTACACCCTATTGCGCGGCCCATGCGGAGGAGCACGAGGATTGGGAGGAAGGCTTCCTGCCCGTCGTAAACTCGCCGCGCGTGGGACAATGTGGCTACACTGGGGCCGGGGATAAAAGATTGGTATTTGAGGAGCAAGCGCCAGCGGTTCAGGATTAGCCCGGGCTGTGCCCTCATGGGTCGGGTCGGGCGGAAAGCGCGCCCGTTCAGCGCCGGGCACGGGCGCGGTTGCCCCGGCCGCTTTGGCGTCAATCATGTGCGTTTGTGGTGCGAGACCGCGAGACTCCTCGCGGCCTTGTGTTTCTTGGGCCTGTGCGCGGGCGCCACGCCGCCCCATTGAGGCTGCCGGGGCCGCGCCGCCTTGACGTCCGCGGGGCGTTGCGCTACACTGGCCCCGCTCGTTCGCTGGCATCTTTTCCGAGGAGGTGCGCATGGCCGGAACCGTTTACCACTACGCCGAACTGACCCAACCTCAACTGCTGGCCCTGGACAGAACCCGCACCCTGGCCGTCATGGCGCTGAGTCCGCTGGAGACGCACGGCCCCCATCTGCCGCTGGGCACCGATGTGTTCGTGGCCGAGGCGCTGCGCGACCGTGTGATACAGAAACTTCAGTCGGCCATGCCCGAACTGGACTATCTGGTCTTTCCCAGCGTCGCGCTGGGCGCGGATCCGATTCCGGCGCCCGGGTCTGTGAAGATTGACAGCAGGGCCATCCACCTGCTGCTGGTCTCCACGGCGGCCAGCCTTGCCGGTCTCGGGTTCAAGTGGATGCTGGTAACCGACAATCACGGCGGGGCGCGCCACCAGGCGGCCATTGAGAAGGCGGTGCGCAAGGCGTGGAAGAAGCACCACTTCGCGCTCATCTGCCCGTTTCTCAACTTCTACCGCCGCATGGTGGAGCACGACCCGGCCCTGCTGGAGGCGACCGGCACAGCCCCGCGCTCATGCGGCGACATTGACGATGCGCACGCCGGCACCAACGAGACTTCACTCATGCTGGCCATCGCCCCCGACCGCGTCGCGGCCGATTGGCGGCAGGTGCCGCCCGCCACCATCAACCGCGACAACCATTTGTACCGCGTGTTGTCGCTGCTGGGCGGCGTCATCGGGCTGCTGGGCGCCGATACGCTGGGGCGCGACCTGGAGTACATGGGGTCAGGGCTGTCGTGGCAGAACGCCAGACCCATGCCGCCCTACATGGGTGCGCCGGCCGAGGCCGACCCCGATCGCGGGCGGCGCATGTTGGAGGCGCACGCCGACGAGGCCGTGGCCCAGGTGCGGCGCGCGCTGGAGGGCCACCCGCCTTTCAGCACGCCGCTCCTCTGGGGGCTGCGCTTCGCCGAGCCAAGTTAGCGCGCGCAAGTTGGGACTTTTGTTACAGCCACGCGCGGGGTCTTCGCCTATAATCAGCGCCGCTGACGATGGAACGACGTTATCTCTTGTGGAGGAGGTCATGAGCGAACTGTTCGGCAATCAGAAGGAAATGCTGAAGCAACTCATCAAGGCGCTGCACCTGGGGGCAGATCCCGAGATGCTCAAGAGCCGATTCCGGACGCTCCTGGGCGAGATCGGCCCTGCCGACATCGCCAGGGCCGAGCAGGAACTCATCGCCGAGGGGATGCCGGCGGAGGAGATTCAGCGCCTGTGCGATGTCCATCTGGCCGTGCTGCGCGAGGCGGTGGAGAAGGAGAAGCCAGGCGAAGGCCCTGGGCATCCGATCTACATCCTGCTCAAGGAGCACGAATACGTTAAGGGCGACGCGCGCGATCTGGCCGAGGTCATCGGACTCCTGGAGCGGGCGACGGATTGGAGCGCCGTGGAGGGCGAACTGGAGCGCCTGGATGCACTGCTGCGCGACTTCCAAGAGTACAACAAGCACAAAGTGCGCGAGGAGAACTGCCTGTTTCCGGTGCTGGAGAAACACGGGGTAACCGGCCCGCCGTCCATCATGTGGATGGAGCACGACCAGCAGCGCGCCGCCGTCAAGGCGGCTGCCGAGGCGCTGGCGCAGCGGGGGACGCGCGCCTTCGCCGAGTTCAAGGCGGCCATCCTGCCCCACCTGCACGCGCTGGCCGAGGGCGTGCCCAGCCACTTCTACAAGGAAGAGAATATCCTGTTCCCCACCGCCCTGCGCCTGATTTCTGACGAGGAGTTCAAGGCGATCAAGGCGTCCATGGACGATTTGGGCTACTGTTACTTCACGCCACCTGAGGTCATCGGCGCGCGCGAAGAATTGGAGGCGCAGGTCGGCGAGGGGGAGATTCGCCTGCCATCGGGCGCACTGACGCCCGCCGAACTGGAGGCGGTGCTCAACGCGCTGCCCGCGGACATCACGTTCGTGGGCGCGGACGACACGGTGCGCTATTTCAGCATGGGCCGCGAGCGGATTTTCCCGCGCACCCCTGCTATCATCGGACGCTCCGTCCAGTTGTGCCATCCCCAGAAGAGCGTCCACGTGGTCAACCGCATCCTGGAGGATTTCAAGGCGGGGCGGCGCGAGGTGGCCGAGTTCTGGATTCAGATGAACGGACGTCTGATTCACATCCGCTACTTCCCCGTGCGGGGCAAGGACGGGCGCTACCTGGGCACGCTGGAGGTAACTCAGGACATCACGGACATCCAGAAGATCACGGGACAGAAGCGGCTGCTGGACGAGTGAGGCGGCGCCGGGGCGCGCTTTGACACGGGGCCGCGCTATTTGTATAATCCGCGCGTCGGGTTCGGAAGGAGGTGGTGCAGCGGATTACGTAAACGGTAGTTCATCGGGGAGAATAGCGCCTGGACTGGGCGGTGAGGGCCGCGTGTTGAGCCGCCTGCCCAGTTGACGAGGACGGAGGTTCCTCACCTCGCGGTGAGGCTAACCGGCGCGCGCCGGGAAAATCGGAAGATCGGCGGAAGCCTCCGGGGGCGATCCCGCCCCCACAACTCCCCTCCAAAACGAGCGCGTCCCCAAATCCGCGCGGGCGACCGCCGGGACAAAGGGCCGCGCAGGGATCGGGCGAGACTCATCGTCCCGCGAAGTATCCACACGGAGGGGCCTCACGCGCCTTTGTTGCGCATGCCCCATGGTTAGCGGTCAGCAGTCGGCGAGCAGCCGTCAGCCGTCAGCGGTCGGCGATCAGCGAGCGACGGATGCCGCTAACGGCTGACGGCTAAAGGCTAACGGCCATCACAGGAGGAACGCTTATGTGCGGGATTGTGGGATACATCGGCCCCCGCGACGCAACGCAAATCATCATGGACGGCCTGCGTCGTCTGGAATATCGTGGCTACGACTCGGCGGGCATCGCCGTGCTACAGGAGGGCTGCCTGGTCGTCCGCCGGGACGCCGGCAAACTGGCCAACCTCGCCGCCATCCTGGAACGCGAGCCGGTGCACGGCCCCGTCGGCATCGGCCACACGCGCTGGGCCACCCATGGCCGGCCCAGCCAGCGCAATGCCCATCCCCACACCGATTGCACGGGCGAGATCGTGGTCATCCACAACGGCATCGTGGAGAACTTCATGGCGCTGAAGGCGGAACTGCAAGCCGAAGGGCACCGATTTCGCTCGGATACCGACACGGAAGTGATCGTGCATCTCGTGGAGAAGTACTACCAGGGCGACATCGCCGAGGCGGCGCGGGCGGCCTTCCAGCGGCTGCGCGGCGCTCATGCCATTGTCGTCATGACGTCGCGCGAACCCGACCGGCTTGTGGCGACGCGCATCGGCAACGCGGGAGGCGTAACGGTGGGACTGGGCGACGACGAGATGTTCCTGGCCTCGGACATCCCCGCGATTCTGGAGCATACGCGCCGCATGGTCTTCCTGGAAGACCGCGAGATGGCCGTCGTAACGCGCAGCGGCGCGCAGTACTACCGCCTGACGGGCGGACCGGTGTCCAAGACGCCCCACACCGTGCCCTACGATCCGGTGGCGGCAGCCAAGGGCGAGTACAAGCACTTCATGCAGAAGGAAATCTACGAGCAGCCCCGCGCCGTAACCGACACGATTCGCGGGCGCATGGACTTTGAGACCGGCGAGGTGATCCTGGCGGAGGTGGGCGTCGGGGAGGACGAGGCGCGCGCCCTGGATCGGGTTGTCATCGTGGCGTGCGGCACGTCGGCCTACGCGGGCCTGGTGGGCAAGTTCATGCTGGAATCGCTGGCGGGCCTGCCGGTGGAGGTGGACTACGGCTCCGAGTTCCGCTACCGCGACCCGCACATCACCCCGCGGACGCTGGTGGTGGCCATCACCCAGTCGGGCGAGACGGTGGACACGCTGGCGGCCATGGACGAGGCGCGGCGCAAGGGGGCCAAAATCGTGAGCATCGTCAACGCGGTGGGGAGCATGGCGGCGCGCGTGTCCGACGGCGTTATCTACATGCAGGCAGGCCCCGAAATCGGCGTGGCATCCACCAAGGCGTTCACCACATCGCTGGTGGATTTGTACCTGCTGGGCATGTACCTGGGGCAGAAGCGCGGGCGGCTGGATAGGGAGCGGTCGCTGGCGCTGGCCCAGGATT
The Chloroflexota bacterium DNA segment above includes these coding regions:
- a CDS encoding rod shape-determining protein, which encodes MFNPIAAFLGLFSLDIGIDLGTANTLVYVKSKGIIINEPSWVAVDKRTKQVLAIGSEAKDMVGRTPANITAIRPLRDGVISDFVVTERMLHYFIRKAHEKMVFSVPRPRVVVGIPSGVTEVEKRAVSDACLSAGAREAYLIEEPKAAAIGAGLPITESVGSMIVDIGGGTTEVAVLSLGGVVVSRSIRVAGDEMDDDIINYARQKYNLLIGERMAERVKIAIGSAYPLPEEKTMTLRGRNLVTGLPEEVEVSSIEIREALAGSVATIVNSVKEALDDTPPELVADLMENGIALAGGGALLQGMATRLSEETHMRVYVAENPMWCVALGAGKVLENLDSLRKVLADSRRPRKR
- a CDS encoding DUF438 domain-containing protein, with product MSELFGNQKEMLKQLIKALHLGADPEMLKSRFRTLLGEIGPADIARAEQELIAEGMPAEEIQRLCDVHLAVLREAVEKEKPGEGPGHPIYILLKEHEYVKGDARDLAEVIGLLERATDWSAVEGELERLDALLRDFQEYNKHKVREENCLFPVLEKHGVTGPPSIMWMEHDQQRAAVKAAAEALAQRGTRAFAEFKAAILPHLHALAEGVPSHFYKEENILFPTALRLISDEEFKAIKASMDDLGYCYFTPPEVIGAREELEAQVGEGEIRLPSGALTPAELEAVLNALPADITFVGADDTVRYFSMGRERIFPRTPAIIGRSVQLCHPQKSVHVVNRILEDFKAGRREVAEFWIQMNGRLIHIRYFPVRGKDGRYLGTLEVTQDITDIQKITGQKRLLDE
- a CDS encoding creatininase family protein, with the protein product MAGTVYHYAELTQPQLLALDRTRTLAVMALSPLETHGPHLPLGTDVFVAEALRDRVIQKLQSAMPELDYLVFPSVALGADPIPAPGSVKIDSRAIHLLLVSTAASLAGLGFKWMLVTDNHGGARHQAAIEKAVRKAWKKHHFALICPFLNFYRRMVEHDPALLEATGTAPRSCGDIDDAHAGTNETSLMLAIAPDRVAADWRQVPPATINRDNHLYRVLSLLGGVIGLLGADTLGRDLEYMGSGLSWQNARPMPPYMGAPAEADPDRGRRMLEAHADEAVAQVRRALEGHPPFSTPLLWGLRFAEPS
- the glmS gene encoding glutamine--fructose-6-phosphate transaminase (isomerizing), producing MCGIVGYIGPRDATQIIMDGLRRLEYRGYDSAGIAVLQEGCLVVRRDAGKLANLAAILEREPVHGPVGIGHTRWATHGRPSQRNAHPHTDCTGEIVVIHNGIVENFMALKAELQAEGHRFRSDTDTEVIVHLVEKYYQGDIAEAARAAFQRLRGAHAIVVMTSREPDRLVATRIGNAGGVTVGLGDDEMFLASDIPAILEHTRRMVFLEDREMAVVTRSGAQYYRLTGGPVSKTPHTVPYDPVAAAKGEYKHFMQKEIYEQPRAVTDTIRGRMDFETGEVILAEVGVGEDEARALDRVVIVACGTSAYAGLVGKFMLESLAGLPVEVDYGSEFRYRDPHITPRTLVVAITQSGETVDTLAAMDEARRKGAKIVSIVNAVGSMAARVSDGVIYMQAGPEIGVASTKAFTTSLVDLYLLGMYLGQKRGRLDRERSLALAQDLAELPNLMGSVLANGHEYEALAQLYYEKADFLYLGRGINYPIALEGALKLKEISYIHAEGYPAGEMKHGPIALIDDHMPVMIIAIRDRVYEKIMGNVAEVKARNGIVLALGTQGDTHLAEKADHVLYVPPLPELLSPVVTVIPLQLFAYHMAVRRGCDVDQPRNLAKSVTVE
- a CDS encoding DUF4012 domain-containing protein, which produces MNIDATPRRFYRAPLFWVVAALLAGLLVAFGPRVARLPGLIRQARAEAAYWSAVRSDGLRGLSRAGAADELAAHLDAARRLVASARRDWGFAVGAAAWFGWVPGIGGDLAALPHLVDAAQNALDGGSLLYGEVKPAVAALPNGAGAMLAALATRTPGDTQALRQAEEALRRAAEAWGKVDTRRLSPRLARFAPLVDRAIPVLAAAPDLLRAAPELLGADGPRRYLILAQNSDEIRATGGFISGVGIVEVNRGEITSVTFADSYSVMDLTKPHPIPPVALETHMWAQILLLRDANWWADFPTSARKAWELYEQDTGKKVHGVVAMDTPALQLLVAAADPIRLEEYNDTITADNLLERIQYYWASPVGGPDIASNDPQWWKLRKNFMGVLAKSVIERLMKRTGDLDMAEVAQTVLRLLNERHLLLFLPPVQDTLHRQKWDGAIVPTQGDYLFVVDSNVGFNKVNPMIRQSITYTVNLADATALLQIGYAHESQARLDVCVHESRYGDTYQDMMDRCYWDYVRVFTPAGAELLAREGLEDGDLAESEAGLAVWDGLLVLKPGEAQEVTFRYRLPASAAQGAYRLYVQKQPGTWGIPLHVVVRGAGGQVREFQADLAEDREFVVGP
- the mreC gene encoding rod shape-determining protein MreC, which gives rise to MHSRTDTPTALIVAIIVLIAAFLVSQTGLFRPVRDLATTLLAPVQDQFSRLSRTVSDWVQGGRDMVALREENRDLRAQLDRLSVQLLQLEEANKEIEHLRALLNFTQTYPAYQFKGAEVVGYVVGSGASNLFPDLVLNVGARDGIRRNMPVVTERGLVGRVLDVYPNACRVLLIVDARSSVNAMIQRNRVTGLVEGRPGGKLVMTHIPHDSSVAEGDVVITSGLGGMFPKALIIGQVSKVIRDEVGLYQEAEVQPTVDFGGLERALVITNFTPTEVP